The proteins below are encoded in one region of Nitrospira lenta:
- a CDS encoding ABC transporter permease, protein MAHYWQEIGALTMRWVRRLSREKFSMLFTLVQPMLFWLIFFGNLFQRAADVQVTQAPNYISFLAAGVVVMTVLNNGLAGGVDLLFDKENGFLERLMSAPIHRSSVILSRFIFVMTITSLQVLVILGIAFLFGVHPATGLAGVAMILVIGMLFGVGLTAISMAMAFSVKSHGDFFSVLGFLSLPMIFLSSALVPLTAMPTWMSVLAQFNPMTWAIDAVRPLILTNWSDALPHVGMAVVVMLVFDALCLYGGAKAFRRAMG, encoded by the coding sequence ATGGCGCACTATTGGCAAGAAATCGGGGCCCTGACAATGCGGTGGGTCCGCCGACTGAGTCGGGAAAAATTCAGCATGCTCTTTACGCTGGTCCAGCCGATGCTGTTCTGGCTGATCTTTTTCGGCAATCTGTTTCAGCGGGCGGCGGATGTGCAGGTCACACAGGCACCCAATTACATCAGCTTCCTGGCGGCCGGTGTCGTCGTGATGACGGTGCTGAATAACGGACTGGCCGGCGGCGTGGATTTGCTCTTTGATAAGGAGAACGGATTTCTTGAACGGTTGATGTCCGCGCCGATTCATCGGAGTTCAGTGATTCTCAGCCGGTTTATCTTTGTGATGACGATCACGTCGCTGCAAGTGTTGGTGATCCTGGGCATCGCGTTTCTCTTCGGCGTGCATCCGGCGACAGGGTTGGCCGGTGTGGCGATGATTCTCGTGATCGGCATGTTGTTCGGTGTGGGGTTGACGGCCATCTCGATGGCGATGGCGTTTTCGGTGAAGAGCCACGGCGACTTTTTCTCGGTCCTCGGCTTTCTGTCGCTGCCGATGATTTTCCTTAGCTCGGCGCTGGTGCCGTTGACGGCCATGCCGACTTGGATGAGTGTCCTGGCGCAATTCAATCCCATGACCTGGGCGATCGACGCCGTGCGGCCGCTGATTCTGACCAATTGGAGCGATGCCCTACCGCATGTGGGGATGGCGGTCGTCGTGATGCTTGTTTTTGATGCATTGTGTTTGTACGGTGGAGCCAAGGCGTTCCGCCGGGCGATGGGCTAG
- a CDS encoding ATP-binding cassette domain-containing protein, whose amino-acid sequence MDRTIAIDVNRLCKSYDGHKAVDDLSFQVYAGEIFGLLGPNGAGKSTTLRTLITLLHPTSGTATVLGHDTVREADLVRTLFGYVPQERAIDRFLTGREHLELLGALYHLTKEEATKRIAELLKLVELEEHADRPAKTYSGGMKRKLDIACGLLPNPKILFLDEPTLGLDVQSRLRIWDYIRMLKARGMTVVMTTNYLDEADQLCDRLAIIDCGKVKTIGSPAELKVALGGDIVSLTIKETARLGALASALNGQPAIRTVNATATGLDIRVESAEKALPAILEAANKLDCRLDFIDYHRPRLDDVFIAHTGRSLKDAAPAEESN is encoded by the coding sequence ATGGACCGGACAATTGCGATTGATGTGAATCGGCTCTGTAAGAGCTACGACGGCCATAAAGCGGTCGACGATCTTTCTTTTCAGGTGTATGCCGGCGAAATCTTCGGCTTGCTGGGGCCGAACGGCGCCGGGAAAAGCACGACGCTGCGCACGCTCATCACGCTGCTGCATCCGACATCCGGCACCGCCACGGTGCTCGGGCACGATACGGTGCGCGAGGCGGATCTGGTGCGGACGCTGTTCGGCTATGTGCCGCAGGAGCGGGCCATCGACCGATTCCTCACCGGGCGCGAGCATCTCGAATTGCTGGGGGCGCTCTACCATCTGACGAAGGAAGAAGCCACAAAGCGGATTGCCGAGCTGCTTAAGCTGGTCGAACTTGAAGAGCATGCGGATCGCCCGGCGAAGACTTATTCGGGCGGCATGAAGCGGAAGCTCGATATTGCCTGCGGTCTGCTGCCGAACCCGAAGATTCTCTTTTTGGATGAGCCGACCTTGGGGTTGGACGTGCAGAGCCGGCTGCGGATCTGGGACTATATCCGGATGCTCAAAGCGCGGGGCATGACGGTGGTCATGACGACCAACTATCTCGACGAAGCCGATCAATTGTGCGATCGCCTCGCGATCATCGATTGCGGCAAGGTGAAAACGATCGGCTCTCCGGCCGAACTGAAAGTGGCGCTCGGCGGCGACATCGTGTCACTCACGATCAAGGAAACCGCGCGGCTTGGCGCCTTGGCTTCCGCGCTCAATGGGCAGCCGGCCATTCGCACCGTAAATGCGACGGCTACCGGCCTCGATATTCGCGTGGAGTCCGCTGAAAAAGCGCTTCCGGCCATTTTAGAGGCGGCGAACAAGCTGGACTGTCGCCTCGATTTTATTGACTATCACCGTCCCCGGTTGGACGATGTCTTTATCGCCCATACGGGCCGTTCGTTAAAAGATGCGGCTCCGGCGGAAGAAAGTAATTAG
- a CDS encoding LON peptidase substrate-binding domain-containing protein, with protein sequence MQIDRERDQPTRDPYDNAVPFIIPERVPVFALPNVVFFPKTYLPLHIFEPRYRQMVADAAAGGQCVAMALLKEGWETDYYGHPAIYPIGCVGRLLSVEPLPDGRSNILLQGLERYEIQEEFFEKPYREARVALKKAAVEPSLAPEVRQALMKVLEKYLRAREDAATWEGLFRDEVKDEVLVNTLSTYLDCTPLEKQFLIEAEGLHQRARRLSDLIQFMVHDQQGAKGWG encoded by the coding sequence ATGCAGATTGATCGCGAGCGCGACCAACCCACGAGAGACCCCTACGACAACGCCGTCCCGTTCATCATTCCGGAACGTGTTCCGGTGTTTGCGTTGCCCAACGTGGTCTTTTTCCCGAAGACGTATCTGCCGCTCCATATTTTTGAGCCGCGCTATCGCCAGATGGTGGCAGACGCCGCGGCGGGCGGACAGTGTGTCGCGATGGCCCTGCTGAAGGAAGGGTGGGAGACGGATTACTACGGCCATCCGGCGATTTATCCGATCGGCTGTGTGGGGCGTCTTCTCAGCGTGGAGCCATTGCCGGACGGTCGGTCGAATATCCTGCTCCAGGGGTTGGAGCGGTACGAAATTCAAGAAGAGTTTTTTGAGAAGCCCTATCGGGAGGCCCGGGTGGCCTTGAAGAAGGCGGCTGTCGAGCCGTCGCTGGCCCCGGAAGTGCGCCAGGCCCTGATGAAGGTGTTGGAGAAATACCTGCGTGCGCGGGAAGATGCGGCGACGTGGGAAGGATTGTTCCGCGACGAGGTGAAAGACGAAGTCCTCGTCAATACGCTCTCGACGTATTTGGACTGCACACCATTGGAAAAACAATTTCTTATAGAAGCCGAAGGTCTCCACCAGCGGGCGCGTCGTCTGAGCGACCTGATCCAGTTCATGGTGCATGATCAACAAGGCGCGAAGGGTTGGGGGTAA
- a CDS encoding lipocalin-like domain-containing protein encodes MISLTIHLARRLKRIALTGLCLLPVLTGGALGAPADPPTTSFRLAQEGYLYEFPRDHGSHDAFRTEWWYYTGHLETAEGRRFGFELTFFRRAIAPDQVETRPSRWSVDQLYLAHLAVTDITGKRFHFHDRISRAGLGKAGADPTHLHVWLDQWRAESSDGAGDQQKLEAKADGVALSLTLDPAKPPVVHGERGISKKGAAAGQASHYYSFTNLATAGNLTIGTETYRVTGTSWMDHEFGSADLSADLAGWDWFSIQLADKRELMVYRLRHTDGSSDPASSGTLVLADGRTQHLSATDIQLTPLDTWTSPTSKATYPGRWQLSIPSLGLVLNLTPLLADQELRTTRSTQVTYWEGAVDVTGTEQGKPLNGRGYIEMTGYAERIKQKL; translated from the coding sequence ATGATATCCCTTACCATTCATCTCGCAAGACGGCTGAAGCGAATCGCACTCACCGGACTCTGCTTGCTCCCCGTGCTCACAGGTGGAGCGTTGGGAGCACCGGCCGATCCGCCAACTACTTCGTTTCGCCTGGCGCAAGAGGGCTATCTGTACGAGTTTCCACGCGACCACGGCTCGCATGACGCCTTCCGCACCGAATGGTGGTACTACACCGGCCACCTAGAAACCGCCGAGGGCCGGCGATTCGGATTTGAACTCACGTTCTTTCGCCGCGCGATTGCGCCCGATCAAGTCGAAACGCGCCCCTCCCGTTGGTCAGTCGATCAGCTCTATCTGGCTCATCTCGCCGTCACGGACATCACGGGCAAGCGCTTCCACTTTCACGATCGCATCAGCCGCGCCGGTTTAGGCAAGGCGGGAGCCGACCCCACTCATCTGCACGTCTGGCTCGATCAATGGCGCGCAGAATCGTCCGATGGGGCTGGCGATCAGCAGAAGCTCGAGGCCAAGGCCGATGGCGTCGCGCTTTCTCTGACGCTCGATCCCGCCAAACCGCCGGTCGTGCATGGAGAGCGAGGGATCAGCAAAAAAGGAGCGGCAGCGGGACAAGCGTCACACTACTATTCATTCACCAACCTCGCGACAGCGGGCAATTTGACAATCGGCACCGAAACCTACCGCGTCACCGGCACCAGTTGGATGGATCATGAATTTGGCTCAGCGGACTTAAGCGCAGACCTCGCCGGGTGGGATTGGTTCAGCATTCAACTCGCCGACAAGCGTGAACTCATGGTCTATCGCCTCCGTCATACCGATGGATCATCAGACCCCGCCTCCAGCGGAACGCTCGTCTTAGCAGACGGTCGCACACAGCACCTGTCGGCCACCGACATCCAATTGACCCCGCTCGATACCTGGACCAGTCCAACGAGCAAAGCCACCTATCCCGGCCGCTGGCAGCTTTCTATTCCCTCACTCGGACTTGTGCTGAATCTGACCCCGCTCCTGGCCGATCAGGAATTGCGCACGACACGCAGCACACAGGTGACCTACTGGGAAGGGGCGGTCGATGTGACGGGAACGGAGCAGGGAAAGCCCCTCAACGGCCGGGGCTATATCGAAATGACAGGCTACGCGGAGCGGATCAAACAGAAGCTGTAA